Within the Anopheles merus strain MAF unplaced genomic scaffold, AmerM5.1 LNR4000205, whole genome shotgun sequence genome, the region CAGGTGAGACCCGGGGCGAAATTTCACGCACTACGGTTAACTTTTCGCTAAAGCTCACACGATTCCTAGGCGAAGAGACATGGTTTCCGAGCCCGTTTTTGAGAATGCTACGGCGGGATGGCGTAGAAGCACTGTCCCGATCATCAAGCGAAGCATTCAACAGTTTAGCCAGTGGCACCGCACTGATATGTTCGCGATACGCCAACGAAAGGCCACTGAGCGGTGTGCATGGTTGGCGGGGTGATCGACGCACCGGGCTCGGAGTTTCCGGTATAACGACCAACGCATTCTGTTCCCGGGGTGGTGTGTTTTCACGACCATTTTGTTGCCCCGTCCCGTCCGGCACGTCTTGAGTGGCAGGGATCGGCGTCTGTATGGTAGCCGGTGCTACCTGGGCCCCTTGCTCTCCCCGGTAACTGTTTCGCGCCGGACGGTGAGTTGGCGTCCCCGGTACCTGTTCGTCTAGGATAGGGGAAATCGTTTCCCGGAAGTTGAGCAAATTTTGCCCCTTTCGATTGGCCTGTTCGCCCGCGATCGGGGTGCTCGACGCCAGATGGCTCGCATGCCGCAAGGCTTCAAATTTCATATCATTGCTTCGCTTGTATTGCTGTAACAAGAGTTGCTTTTGAAGGTTTGTGGCGGGTTTTAGCGAAACATACGGGCTTACGTGTACCGTGCTCTTGCGTGTGGGACTAGTTACAATCGTTGTTCGTGCGTTTCCTGCACCGGTACGCACCGGCGACAGGGCCACCGATAGCCGAGCGGGTGTGATAAACGAAGACACGCGGTTCTCGACCGACAGATCTGCCAACGGTTGAATCAGTGCACCGCTGCTGCTTGCCGGAGGagaagcaggagcagcagcaggagctgcagcagttgcagctgcagctgctgcttctgGGCTGCGGGCGGTTGACAATTCCCTGCGGTTGCTGTTGCCTGCTTGCGGCACTGTAACGGGCTGCACATGATCCAACCGGAAGTGGAACGAATTATCCGACCCATCGTACAGCCGCGCTCTCGCACCGCCGCGCTTGCGCCGGAGATATTCCAAAATCTTCTGCCCGTTCGAGTCGTCCATCGCCGTCTCGCGTATCAATTCGTCAACTTCCGACAGCCGGAGATCGGGAACGCtacaaacgcaaacaaaaatggGGATAACTGGTACCGGACTTCCTGTGCTATCGACACGAACAACTTACTTTTGCATAAAATATGCCATGGTTGCTCCCTGCTTTGATCCAGCCACAACTGGCTGGCGTTTTGTATCAACTATTATAACACTCGCACCAATCCCAAGCGCAATTTCACCGACGAGGACGCGTCTGTCCCGTGGCACACAAATATATCTGGTTTATCGTGTCTGTATGCACAATGTCCCCGCGTACACTTACAACCGCAAGCACCTAATCGTTCAGCTATAGCCATGAAAACTAGATTCCATCACGGTGCGTCCGAATGTTTGCTCACATAAcacgaaaaaacacaaacttgGCTGAATGTTGGCGTTGGCTTTGCCTTGTCTTGCGTTCGTTACAAATTGTCGTTATGAAAATGCAAACTGACAGGTCGGGTGGAAATGTGTCAAACGGCCGATGCACAGGGTGGCTGATGCACGAACATCGGGCGAACACTTTGggattacaatttttatgaaGAATACCGTTGAGGGGAGAAATATTTATGTGCtttatttgttaaattgttCCTCaccattaaataaaaatagttaTTGTGCTATCCGATCTGAAATAAGCAATTACGAATCACTTGTTAGCAGAAaacgttgaaatatttcaaacgtCATCATGGCGGACGGgcgaaaatatttcaaatttaatattggccgtttttgtttctttgcatAAAGTAGCATTATTTACCAAAGCATACATTTCTATACataacataaaaaatcatttgatttgtttgcaaaataagTTGTAAATCTTACGTCGACCTTTCTCAAATGACATGGGCTCACAACAGCAAGTAAGCAATTCCGAACTCACACTCATTTGGCAATTCGATGCATTTATTTGTCTCATGCTCGGTTCAATGCTTTACGATGAATGCTAGCTACTAGAGCTTTCGCTAGCACACGATGCACAAGGAGCAAACACACCGCACAAAGGAAACACACAAATGAACAGAGGGAAAATGCAAACCCATTCCCGCCCGGTGCCTGTTGCGCAGTACCGAGGAAACGGCAAACGATTTCGATACGATTAACGTTCAATACCGACTAGTGTTCAAGTACTGggataacaaacaaaacgatccTAAAGCCTACGCACAGTGCAACGATTCCGAGcagtgatgaaaatgaaaagacgAATAGtagtgaagaaaataaaacgaaattcCTGTCCACCTGGACACGTGACGCCATCGAACGATTTTGCATGTCGGATGAATCTGAGAAGCAATGCCTGGGAGCTTGAGTTTCAACAGGGGACAAGgaaaaaatagaacaacataatctactatctctctctctctctctctctctctctctctctctctctttcggtctctctccctctctctttcgcgctctctctctctctctctctctctctctctctctctctctctctctctcttctctctcgctACATACTACCCAAGAGCACTAAAACTCGATAAATGCGCCCATCCCGTAATCATACACCCGACGACCCCCGTATGGTCCCTAACCGGTATGATGATGAAGTTGATGGCGCTTAGTTTACTTTGGTTTTGGCTACCGTCATGCGACACACGAAACCGTACAGCCTCGGGAAGTGGAAGATGGCAAAGTAGACCGCCGACAGGTAGGCAGCAATCATGAACGTCAGGAAGAGATCGAACACGGCCGGCTTCACGTTGTAGATGTTGAGCAGCGCGTCACGATCGTCGTACAGCATAAAGTCCGGTTCGCGGGCGTCCGGCTTCTCGTACGTGACCTTCACGTTGCGCAGGTACTTTTCGAACGCGTACTTCAGATCGTTGTTCTGCTGCGTCGAGCGGATGTTAAGCCAGGGTTTAATCTGCTCCCGGCTGATGGCCATCGAGCCGGTGAAGATCTCACCGGCGGCACCGTCGTCGGCCGGCACGTTGTAGATATGGCTTGCCAGCGCTTCGGCAATAATCTTCACATTACGCTCGAGCGCGTCCAGCTGCTCCTCCGCGGTGTCATCCTCGAAGATGGTGTTCCGCTGCGGGTCCTTATGGCTCTGTGGAGATGGAACAAAACCAAAgaggaaatgaagaaaaacccACTTCCGATCGTAAGCACGCTTTGCGTCGGTCAACAAACCTTCACATTCGACAGGGTAAAGGCAGGCATGCGCTTCATGCTGAATCGCTCGTGCTCCCAGGCCAGCAGCGTGTCGGCCAGATTGATCTTCTTGTGCACACCCTCCACGCTCACATTGCCATAGCGCTGGGCGACGGTGCGGAGCGTTTTGTAGAAGCTGTTCATCGCTGTGCCCTCCTTCGGCGGTTTCGACACGTGCATGTAGATGTTTTCGTTCGCCAGCAGCTTGCCTATCGTGTCGAGGCACACGACAAACTCCGCATGCTGTATCTGCACATTCTCGTCCAGGTTCGAATCGAGCCACTTCTTCATGCCCTGGAAGTTGAGCAGCAGGCCCGATTCCGACACCAGAAAGATGAGCCGATACTTGGGGATGCTGGCGTGCAGCTTGCTGAACAGCTCGACCAGCGTCAGCAGTACGGCCACATCCGCATTGCTCTGCCGGGAGTTGGTCAGCCCGAACGTGTCGAGGTGTGCCGTGACAATGATCAGCGGCAGCTTGCTGTCGCCGTCGAGCGTTTTGCCCGGCTTGAGCGGGGCCAGCTCGCCCTGAATGATCGGTATCTTGGACTGCTTGTTGGCGGTATGGGACGCACCGGACACCACGATCTGGTACCCGTTGGCGGAGATGGATCCGAAGATTTCGCTAAACGCGGAATCACGCTTCTGGGCGCTCTGCTTCTGGGTGCGCACGGTCGTACGCGTTACCTCATCGATGATGCCATTCAGCTTCGGGTCGTACTTGGAGAAGTACACCGGAATGGGGACATCCTGCACCATCATCGCCTGTTCTAGCAGGTGAATGTGCTACAAGAATAAAAAGTAGAAGAAATAGGTCGTACAGGTAAATCTGCCGTAGAAGCCTTCCAAAGCTACCCCATCGTAATCGAATTAGTGCGCGCCAACTGGGAGGTGCATGCACCTTACGGCTAATTGGTTTAGGTCGTTAGCCTCAACAAGGGCCGCGCTGCTACGAAAGCTAACGGCAGCCATCCTTTACCTGCTTGTCCTCCAAGCTCAGGGCGGCCGTATCTTCCGGCAGCAGAACCACCAGCCCACCCGCCTTGGCACGGATTTCCCGGAAATGGTCGATGGTCATGTCCTGCAACCGGGTCATCACGCAATGCCGGGACGTCTGCCAGGTGTAGAGGGATTTGGCTTCCAGGTTTAAGGCGGACGCGCGGCAACCTAAAACAAAGACACGGGACCAATATCAACACCAGGCCTCACAGCATACTTTGTGCAGCACCGCGATAGTCGTTAACGTTAATCAACCACGAATTAAGGGCATGGGCCCTAACCTCAACCGCGAATGCACAACACCGGACGAAAGGGTAGCGCGACACCCTCGGCTGCTTACCGTAAGCGACACCGTGCACATCGTACTGTGACATCCGCTGAACGCCAAACTCGCTCGCGGCCAGCACCGGATTCGACGAGCAGATGATCAGTATCGGTAGCGTGATCAGCAGATAGTACGGCAGCCCGCCGCGAAACAGGTCGGCAAAATTGTCCGCTTCTTCAAACATCTTCACCGCTGCAGTGTCGTAATTCGAGCCTTCCGGGAGATTGTCACACCGCTGCCGGAGGAGGGCAGAAGGAAGAAAACTAACTGTGCTCGAGTTCGAAGGCCAGATGGCAAACGGCACGGAACGGCACAGCAGAAACCTGCGCTCGCGGTAATCGTTGGAAGCCAAATGTGGCCggttgttttcccttttcagTGAAGAAAGTGCGAAAGTAAAAACCCCGTGTGTGTCGTTGAGAAAAATTACGGGACCAATTGCCCAATACAAATGCACACCGACAGTGACAGCTGGgggagaaaaatgaaaacgggGAACGAAACTGTCATCCCGCCGACAGCGGCATCTTTGACAGCGCTCGCAGGCGTTTTCAAATTTACGGTTGAGATATGAATTGCGGGAGTTGGTTTATTATTAGCTTTTAATTATAAAGCGAATGgtgcatgatttttttttgttgaggtaTACACAAGGTTCACAAGCTAACAATCAGCTATTGACACAAGTCtgttttaaataaagatatattaaaataattataaaagaaagaagacaactttactaattttttttagatgatttaaaatttatcCATCAACAAAAATGGTGCATACATCTATCAAAGATCTATCAaagattgtttttattcaaattaatcATAGCCCACGCT harbors:
- the LOC121601851 gene encoding nicalin-1-like, with translation MFEEADNFADLFRGGLPYYLLITLPILIICSSNPVLAASEFGVQRMSQYDVHGVAYGCRASALNLEAKSLYTWQTSRHCVMTRLQDMTIDHFREIRAKAGGLVVLLPEDTAALSLEDKQHIHLLEQAMMVQDVPIPVYFSKYDPKLNGIIDEVTRTTVRTQKQSAQKRDSAFSEIFGSISANGYQIVVSGASHTANKQSKIPIIQGELAPLKPGKTLDGDSKLPLIIVTAHLDTFGLTNSRQSNADVAVLLTLVELFSKLHASIPKYRLIFLVSESGLLLNFQGMKKWLDSNLDENVQIQHAEFVVCLDTIGKLLANENIYMHVSKPPKEGTAMNSFYKTLRTVAQRYGNVSVEGVHKKINLADTLLAWEHERFSMKRMPAFTLSNVKSHKDPQRNTIFEDDTAEEQLDALERNVKIIAEALASHIYNVPADDGAAGEIFTGSMAISREQIKPWLNIRSTQQNNDLKYAFEKYLRNVKVTYEKPDAREPDFMLYDDRDALLNIYNVKPAVFDLFLTFMIAAYLSAVYFAIFHFPRLYGFVCRMTVAKTKVN